One genomic region from Halomicrobium zhouii encodes:
- a CDS encoding type IV pilin, giving the protein MNLKQLIHEDDAVSPVIGVILMVAITVILAAVIASFVLGLGDQAQQTTPQASFSFDYDGTTSPSPGVGLYDDSTGEGGDLTVTHDGGDTIADARVDIVDDDDSYAHQFGSEISAGVSTTVEVDNDDTVRVIFTGESGDSSSTLATWEAPNA; this is encoded by the coding sequence ATGAATCTTAAACAACTCATCCACGAAGACGACGCTGTTTCACCGGTCATTGGCGTCATTTTGATGGTTGCGATCACCGTAATCCTCGCGGCTGTGATCGCATCGTTCGTGCTCGGTCTCGGTGACCAGGCACAGCAGACTACTCCGCAGGCGAGTTTCAGCTTCGATTACGACGGTACAACTAGTCCAAGTCCTGGAGTCGGTCTCTACGACGACAGCACGGGTGAGGGCGGTGACCTAACGGTTACTCACGATGGTGGGGACACTATCGCAGATGCTCGTGTAGATATTGTTGATGACGACGACTCATATGCTCACCAGTTTGGATCTGAGATCTCTGCAGGCGTCTCGACGACCGTGGAGGTTGACAACGACGATACGGTCAGAGTGATTTTCACCGGCGAATCTGGAGATAGTTCCAGTACTCTTGCTACCTGGGAAGCACCCAACGCCTGA